GTCGACGCATCCACCGCCTCCATGTACGTCGAGTAGCGGCCCTTCCAGGGGCCCTGCGGGATGAAGATCGTCACTCGCTGGTTGATCGTGGGCAATCGCACGGGCCATATCCTCCTTGGTCTGCGTGTGGCCGCTAGCCCCCGGGTGCATGCAGGTGGCAGAGGGGCTTCCGGGAAGCTAGTCCGCCTGGTCCCGGCCTTCGGTGAGCGGGGTGTGGCAGGCACGCTTGAACTCGACCACTCGGCGGATGACCTCGTCCACCGACTCCTCCACGATCAGCTTGTGCCCTGTGGTCAGCGTAACGACGGTATCCGGGGTCGCCTCGACCGTCTCGATCAGGTCGGCGTTGACGACGAACTCCCCACCCTTCGCCCTGAATCGCCGGAGCTTGATCACGGCGCCTCCCCCTTCTGGTCTTGGCCTCACTGGATAAGCATGGTCAAGGGCAAATGGTCAAAGGCAGACACTAGCTCTAGCGAAAAGTTCGCTCTCCGCCACGCAGTTCCCTTCTGCGCGCGGGCCGGACGAAGGAAAACCCCACGCAGCTTGGCGTGGGGTGAGGTTGTTCGCCTTCTTCAGCGGAGCTTCCGCAGTTCCTCCACCAGGCGGTCGTTCAGCACCTTGATGTGGGTGCCCTTCATGCCGAGCGACCGGGACTCAATAACGCCGGCGGACTCAAACTTGCGCAGGGCGTTGACGATGACGGAGCGGGTGATGCCCACCCGGTCGGCGATCTTGGAGGCGACCAGCAGGCCCTCGTTCCCGTCCAGCTCGTCGAAGATGTGCTGCACGGCCTCCAGCTCGGAGTAGGAGAGCGTGGCCAGCGCGATCTGCACGGCGGCCTTCTTGCGGGCCTCCTCCTCCAGCTCGCCCGCGTGCGCCCGGAGGATCTCCACGCCGGCGACGGTGGCCGCCAGCTCGGCCAGGATCAGGTCCTCGTCACCCAGCGACTCGCCCCTGGCGAGCACGAGGGTGCCGAGCCGCTCGCCGCCGCCGTTGACGGGCACAATGGTCACGAGGCCGCCCCGCATCTGGATCTCGCTGCCCTCGCGGACGATGGTCAGGTTCTCCTGGGATGCGTTGGGCGTCGTCTCGTCCACCTTCATCAGGGCGTTGTTGTACTCCTCGGTGAACGTCGCGTTCTGATAGGACTCGACTTCCCCGCTCGTCAGCCCGAGCCCGAGGATCTTGCCCTTGCGCGATGCAACGTAAACGTCGGCCCCCACCAGATCGGCCAGCACACCGGCCAGTTCGTTGAAGTTGACCTGGGTTCCAGCGCTCTTCTGCAGCAGGCGGTTGATCCGACGGGTCTTCTCCAGCAGTGTCTTCATTGAAAATCTGCCTCCATTTCGGTCTTCCTATGTGATGGCAATTAGGTGCGGCCCTGCCAAACGCTTCCCTTCCTGACAGCCGCCCCGGCTGTCTCCATGTGTTCTAGGTCATGCGCCGACTACTCTGTCTCAAAGCTAATGATGCCCCAACTCTCTGCTAAATCAATCGCCTCCGCTGCCAGGAATGCAAAAAAGGGGTGTATGTGGGTCGCCGCCGTGAAGGTCGCGGGAACCATCACGTGCCAGAACGGCCTGGGACGCCCAAACTGACCAACACGTCAGGAATCACCGCCCGGCTGAGTCCGCCGCTGGCGCGGGTGCGCCGCCAGGTACTGCTGCCGCAGCCGCTGCGTGGTGACGTGCGTGTAGACCTGAGTCGTGGAAAGGCTGGCATGTCCCAGCATCTCCTGCAGGGCGCGGAGGTCCGCACCGCGGTTCAGCATGTGGGTCGCGAACGAATGGCGCAGCTTGTGCGGGCTGATGTGGCGGTTCAACGCCATCTGTTCGATGTACCGGTCCAGGAGGCGCCGCACCGACCGATCGGAGAGCCGCATGCCCAGCTTGTTGAGGAACAGCGGCTGCCGCGCCTCCGGAAGGGCCTGGTCCTTCGCCGGGGCCCGTGCCCGCAGCTCGGGCCAGGCGCGAGACAGGTAGGCGCCAAGCGCCTGGAGCGCCTCGCTCCCCACCGGTACGGCCCGCTCCTTCCGCCCCTTTCCGTACACCACCACCCATCCGTCGCTGTAATCGATGTCGCCCCTGTTCAGGGCAACCAGCTCGCTCACGCGCAGGCCCGTGGCGTACAGCAGCTCCAGCAGCGCCCGGTCGCGCAGGCCGAGGGGCGTGCTCGTGTCCGGCTGGGAGAGCAGCCCGCCGACCTCCTCCTCGTCCAGGAAGACGGGGAGCCGCCGCTCCAGCTTCGGGGTGTGCACGCCGGCCACGGGATTGGAGGTGACCAGGTCGGACTTCAGCAGGTACTTGAAGAAGGAGCGCAGGCACGACAGCTTGCGCGCGATGGTCCGCCGGCTGAACTCCTGGGACTGGAGGTAGGCGAGGTACGACCGGATCGTCAGGTGCGTCACGGCGCGCAACTCGGGCAGGCCCACGGCAGGGGCTGCGGCATACTCGCCGGTGGCGAAATCGTGCCGGCGAGTGCGCCCGCTGCTGCGCCCCCCCACCACCGGGACGCTGGTGCCGCCGCTGGCCAGCCAGGCGTAGAACTGTTCCAGGTCGAGCCGGTAGCTGCGCAGGGTGTGATCGGATGCCGATTTCTCCACGGACAGGCGGGTGAGAAAGCCAGCGACCTCCGGACCGAGGTGTTCCCCAGCAGGACCGGCCGTCACCTGTGCGCACCTCCCCTGCCCGCCAGCCACTTTGTTACGGGGCTTATCCAATCGGTCTCTATCCTAGCATAGAGTGTGTCCAGAAGGCAAGGCCACAATTCAGAAAATACCTCTACCCGGTGCCAATTTACGCTCTCCGATTTTCGCCACTTAATGGCGGCTTGCTTCTACTTTCACGAGAAATCGACGGGTTTCCATGGTCTTCCACTCAGATGACAGTTTTGTTACAACCTCTCGGCAGGCGAAAAGCGCGCAGGATGAAGTGCTGTCCGGGGTGCGCACACAGAGCTACTCGGCCGCCGCGGGCAACCCGAGAGCCGCCGGAGCCCAGGAGGCCAGGACCTCCAGCGCCCGCTCGGAGATCATCCGCTTGCGCGCCCGGCGGTCCTTGACCGTCGGGCCCTCCAGGGGGGGCATGAGGCCGAAGGCGATGTTCATCGGCTGGAAGTGCTCCGGATCGGCGTGCGTGATGTAGTGCATCAGGGAGCCGATGGCGGTCTCCCGCGGGAAGGCGATCGGCTCCTGGCCCAGCGCCCGCCGCGCCGCGTTGATCCCGGCCACCAGGCCGCCGGCCGCCGACTCCACGTACCCCTCGACGCCCGTCATCTGGCCGGCGAAGAAGAGGCCGGTCCGGGTGCGCGACTCTCCGGTAGGATGGAGCAGCCGCGGCGAGTTCATGAACGTATTCCGATGGATGACGCCAAGCCGCTCGAACTCCGCCTGCTCGAGCCCGGGGATCATGCGGAAGACCCTGATCTGGTCGCCCCACTTCAGGCTGGTCTGGAAGCCCACCAGGTTGTAGAGCGTTCCGGCGGCGTTGTCCTGGCGGAGCTGGACGACGGCCCAGGGGCGCCGCCCCGTGCGCGGGTCGATCAGGCCCACGGGCTTCATCGGTCCGTAGCGCAGGGCGTCGGGCCCCCTGCGGGCGATCTCCTCCACGGGCAGGCAGCCCTCGAAGAAGCAGACCCTCTCGTCCTCGGGGTTGTGGGGCATCGCCTTCTCGGCGGAGAGCAGCGCCTGGTAGAAGGCCTCGTACTCCTCCTTCGTCATCGGGCAGTTGAGGTAGTCGTCGCCCTCGCCCTTGCCGTAGCGGCTCATGCGGAAGACCTTCTCCATGTTCACCGTTTCGATGTTCACGATCGGCGCGGCGGCATCGTAGAAGGAGAGCGCCTTCTCGCCGGTAAAGCGCAGGATGGCCGCGGCCAGCGGCTCCGACGTCAGCGGCCCCGAGGCCACCACCACCACGCCCTCGTCCGGGATCTCCCGCACCTCCTCCCGGACCACGGTGATGTTGGGGTGCTGCTCCAGCGCCGCAGTGACGCCGGCGGCGAACCCGGTGCGGTCCACCGCCAGCGCCCCGCCGGCGGGCACGGCATTGGCCAGCGCCTCCCGCATGACGAGGCTGCCCAGCCGGCGCATCTCCTCCTTGAGCAGGCCCACCGCGTTCTCCAGGCTGGCCCCCCTGAGCGAGTTGGAGCAGACCAGCTCCGCGAACAGGCCGGTCCGGTGCACCGCGGTGCTGACCTTCGGCCGCATCTCATACAGCGTTACCCTGACGCCGCGCGAGGCGGCCTGCCAGGCCGCCTCCGAGCCCGCCAGGCCGGCGCCGACGACGGTGATATGGGGCTGTTTCACTCAGGCATGCACCTCTTCCATGGATTCCACCGGCTCGGCGTAGCCGCAGTCCGGCGTCTTGCAGACGTGGGCGAGTCCCAGCTCCTTGGTGCGCTTCTCCACCATGTAGGGCGCGCCGCACTCGGGGCAGGGACGGTTCACCGGCTTCTCCCACGAGACGAAGTCGCAGTCGGGGTAGTTGGTGCAGCCGTAGAAGCGGCGGCCGCCCTTCTTCGCCTTGCGCTCCACGATGCGGCCGGTGCCGCAGTTCGGGCAGGTCACCCCGGTCTCCTCGAAGATCGGCTTGGTCGTCTTGCACTCGGGGAAGCCGGGACACGCCAGGAACTTCCCGAAGCGCCCGTACTTCACGACCATCATCCGGCCGCACTTCTCGCAGGGCACGTCGGAGACCTCGTCCTCCAGCTCGAACCCGCCCACCTTCTCCTCCGCCTCTTTCAGCGTCGACTCGAAGGGCTCGTAGAACTGGCGGATCAGATCCCTCCAATGAATTGCGCCCTCCGCCACGGCGTCGAGGTCGTTCTCCAGGTGTGCGGTGAACTCCACGTCGATGATCCGGGGGAAGTACTCCTTCAGGATGTCGGTCACCAGTATGCCCAGCTCGGTCGGGTGGAAGCGCTTATCCTGTTTCACCACGTAGCCGCGCGTCTGGATCGTCTGGATGATCGGGGCGTACGTGGAGGGCCGCCCGATGCCCCGCTCCTCCAGGGCCTTGACCAGCATCGCCTCGGAGTACCGGGGCGGCGGCTGGGTGAAGTGCTGCCTGGGCTCCAGGCGGCGCAGCTCCACCCGCTGGCCCTCGGTCAGCTCCGGCAGAAGCCCCTCGGCCTCCTCCCGGTTGGTCTCCTCGTCCTCGCTCTCGATGTAGACCTTCATGAAGCCGGGGAAGCGCAGGGTCTGCCCGGTGGCGCGGAACAGGTGCTCGCCGGCCGCCAGGTCCACCGACACGGTGTCGAGCACCGCAGGCGCCATCTCGCTGGCGACGAAGCGCTCCCAGATCAGCCTGTAGAGCCGGTACTGGTCGGGGGTCAGGTACGGCTTCACCGACTCGGGCGTGCGGTTCACGTCCGTGGGGCGGATGGCCTCATGCGCACCCTGCTCGCCCGCGCGCCTGTCGGCCTCTCTCCGCTTGGCGGGGAGGAACTCCCGGCCATACTGCCCCTCGATGAAGGCCGCGGCCGCCCGGGCCGCCTCGTCGGCGACGCGGGTGGAGTCGGTGCGGATGTAGGTGACCAGGCCCGTGTGGCCCGCCTCGCCGAGGGGAAGGCCCTCGTAGAGCTGCTGGGCGACCGCCATCGTGCGCCGCACGGTGAAACCCAGCTTCCGGGAGGCCTCCTGCTGCAGGCTGGAGGTGGTGAACGGGAAGGCCGGGTTCCGCTTCTTCTCCCGCCGCTTGACGGAGCGCACCTCGAGGGTGAGGCCCGCGCCGCTGAGGTCGACCGGCTCGCCGGGGACGAGGTTGTCGGCCGGGCGCCCCAGCACGCCGGCCAGCACCCGGGCCGTCTCCTCCCAGTTCTTCAGCTCGGTCTTCTCCTGGCCAGCGCCCTGATAGCGGGCGCTGAAGCTCTGCCCGTCGCCGGTCTGCAGCCGGGCCGTGAGGGTCCAGTACTCCTCGGGGCGGAAGGCCTGAATCTCCCGCTCCCGGTCGACGATCAGCCGCACGGCCACCGACTGCACCCGACCGGCGGAGAGGCCGCGCCGCACCTTGCGCCAGAGCAGCGGGCTCAGCTTGTAGCCCACCAGCCGGTCCAGCACGCGACGGGCCTGCTGCGCGTCGACCCGGGCGAGGTCGATGGGCCGCGGCCGCCGGATCGCCTTCTGGATCGCGTCCTTGGTGATCTCGTGAAACTCGATGCGCACGGGCTCGTCGGTGGGAATGCCCAGCGCCTGCGCAAGGTGCCAGGAGATCGCCTCGCCCTCCCGGTCAGGGTCAGTGGCGAGGTAGACGCGCTCCGCCTTCCGG
Above is a genomic segment from Symbiobacterium terraclitae containing:
- a CDS encoding flagellar FlbD family protein codes for the protein MIKLRRFRAKGGEFVVNADLIETVEATPDTVVTLTTGHKLIVEESVDEVIRRVVEFKRACHTPLTEGRDQAD
- the codY gene encoding GTP-sensing pleiotropic transcriptional regulator CodY translates to MKTLLEKTRRINRLLQKSAGTQVNFNELAGVLADLVGADVYVASRKGKILGLGLTSGEVESYQNATFTEEYNNALMKVDETTPNASQENLTIVREGSEIQMRGGLVTIVPVNGGGERLGTLVLARGESLGDEDLILAELAATVAGVEILRAHAGELEEEARKKAAVQIALATLSYSELEAVQHIFDELDGNEGLLVASKIADRVGITRSVIVNALRKFESAGVIESRSLGMKGTHIKVLNDRLVEELRKLR
- the xerC gene encoding tyrosine recombinase XerC encodes the protein MTAGPAGEHLGPEVAGFLTRLSVEKSASDHTLRSYRLDLEQFYAWLASGGTSVPVVGGRSSGRTRRHDFATGEYAAAPAVGLPELRAVTHLTIRSYLAYLQSQEFSRRTIARKLSCLRSFFKYLLKSDLVTSNPVAGVHTPKLERRLPVFLDEEEVGGLLSQPDTSTPLGLRDRALLELLYATGLRVSELVALNRGDIDYSDGWVVVYGKGRKERAVPVGSEALQALGAYLSRAWPELRARAPAKDQALPEARQPLFLNKLGMRLSDRSVRRLLDRYIEQMALNRHISPHKLRHSFATHMLNRGADLRALQEMLGHASLSTTQVYTHVTTQRLRQQYLAAHPRQRRTQPGGDS
- the trmFO gene encoding methylenetetrahydrofolate--tRNA-(uracil(54)-C(5))-methyltransferase (FADH(2)-oxidizing) TrmFO; amino-acid sequence: MKQPHITVVGAGLAGSEAAWQAASRGVRVTLYEMRPKVSTAVHRTGLFAELVCSNSLRGASLENAVGLLKEEMRRLGSLVMREALANAVPAGGALAVDRTGFAAGVTAALEQHPNITVVREEVREIPDEGVVVVASGPLTSEPLAAAILRFTGEKALSFYDAAAPIVNIETVNMEKVFRMSRYGKGEGDDYLNCPMTKEEYEAFYQALLSAEKAMPHNPEDERVCFFEGCLPVEEIARRGPDALRYGPMKPVGLIDPRTGRRPWAVVQLRQDNAAGTLYNLVGFQTSLKWGDQIRVFRMIPGLEQAEFERLGVIHRNTFMNSPRLLHPTGESRTRTGLFFAGQMTGVEGYVESAAGGLVAGINAARRALGQEPIAFPRETAIGSLMHYITHADPEHFQPMNIAFGLMPPLEGPTVKDRRARKRMISERALEVLASWAPAALGLPAAAE
- the topA gene encoding type I DNA topoisomerase; this translates as MPKSLIIVESPAKAKTIEKFLGRKYTVKASMGHVRDLPKSQLGVAVEDGFEPKYITIRGKGDVLKELRDSARKAERVYLATDPDREGEAISWHLAQALGIPTDEPVRIEFHEITKDAIQKAIRRPRPIDLARVDAQQARRVLDRLVGYKLSPLLWRKVRRGLSAGRVQSVAVRLIVDREREIQAFRPEEYWTLTARLQTGDGQSFSARYQGAGQEKTELKNWEETARVLAGVLGRPADNLVPGEPVDLSGAGLTLEVRSVKRREKKRNPAFPFTTSSLQQEASRKLGFTVRRTMAVAQQLYEGLPLGEAGHTGLVTYIRTDSTRVADEAARAAAAFIEGQYGREFLPAKRREADRRAGEQGAHEAIRPTDVNRTPESVKPYLTPDQYRLYRLIWERFVASEMAPAVLDTVSVDLAAGEHLFRATGQTLRFPGFMKVYIESEDEETNREEAEGLLPELTEGQRVELRRLEPRQHFTQPPPRYSEAMLVKALEERGIGRPSTYAPIIQTIQTRGYVVKQDKRFHPTELGILVTDILKEYFPRIIDVEFTAHLENDLDAVAEGAIHWRDLIRQFYEPFESTLKEAEEKVGGFELEDEVSDVPCEKCGRMMVVKYGRFGKFLACPGFPECKTTKPIFEETGVTCPNCGTGRIVERKAKKGGRRFYGCTNYPDCDFVSWEKPVNRPCPECGAPYMVEKRTKELGLAHVCKTPDCGYAEPVESMEEVHA